Proteins from a genomic interval of Rosa chinensis cultivar Old Blush chromosome 2, RchiOBHm-V2, whole genome shotgun sequence:
- the LOC112189387 gene encoding uncharacterized protein LOC112189387 isoform X3: MRGSCSLDCIGSAYLISEGSSNSPEAPASIGTQDATNSEISNRKPRGKAKALDKGKVIEPVEVEFNERSQPYGKHAARFATFLGVTARELVPLTIPSWTGKALSDEFKTEIWKHITTYYIVDECHKKVIFQRMSKLWRDHRSLTLKEVMKQAELVGLQTAAAMCKPDNIHSMDEWLRFIKSRMTPAFMEKCEKFRRMRERKTLLHRTSRKSFACIEDELKQKCDKPDSITRCDVWLHAYEAKKKDSSEYVEDPEVVKQVKQNMAEQVTSQTHSVNDDAVSKVLGPDRRGRVRGYGFGALPSKVDGQTFVGNKVTMLENALSATSRELQGLKMMVKYLLARSDEGEKKNETSSSAQHSATASAESKKINATVRSSNNDRAESKKRKLKDGRVGGSEQETSKQSKQKTHASILSTAKEQEGGSQVMFVPSMKKLNLLSWLDKDEKIVATADLHSEDPNEKVHSVPLGPGCWKVWVREVSHDIALFRPTQEFCTLAAAKGSTVAWPINFIKLL; the protein is encoded by the exons ATGCGAG GGTCTTGTAGTTTGGATTGCATTGGATCTGCATATTTAATCTCAGAGGGAAGTTCAAATTCTCCTGAAGCACCTGCTAGTATAGGAACTCAAGATGCAACAAATTCGGAAATTTCAAACAGAAAACCTAGAGGTAAGGCAAAGGCATTGGACAAAGGAAAAGTAATAGAACCTGTTGAAGTCGAATTCAATGAAAGAAGTCAGCCTTACGGGAAACATGCAGCTAGATTTGCTACTTTCCTTGGTGTCACAGCAAGAGAACTAGTGCCATTAACAATTCCCTCCTGGACTGGGAAAGCACTCTCAGATGAATTCAAAACTGAAATCTGGAAACACATCACT ACTTATTACATTGTGGACGAGTGTCACAAGAAAgtaatttttcaaagaatgtcTAAGCTTTGGCGAGATCATAGAAGCTTGACATTAAAAGAAGTAATGAAGCAAGCTGAATTGGTAGGCCTACAAACAGCTGCTGCCATGTGCAAACCTGATAATATACATTCTATGGATGAGTGGTTAAGGTTTATCAAATCCAGGATGACTCCAGCGTTTATG GAAAAGTGTGAAAAGTTTAGAAGGATGAGAGAACGAAAAACTTTACTTCATAGGACAAGTAGAAAAAGCTTTGCCTGCATTGAGGATGAATTG AAGCAAAAGTGTGACAAACCTGATTCAATAACAAGGTGTGATGTGTGGCTTCATGCTtatgaagcaaagaagaaggattcAAGTGAATATGTTGAAGATCCAGAAGTAGTG AAACAAGTCAAACAAAACATGGCAGAACAAGTGACTTCGCAAACTCATTCTGTCAACGATGATGCTGTTTCTAAAGTTTTAGGACCTGATCGACGAGGGCGAGTACGTGGATATGGATTTGGAGCACTTCCTTCGAAGGTAGATGGTCAAACATTTGTGGGTAACAAAGTTACTATGTTGGAGAATGCACTATCTGCTACTTCACGAGAGCTGCAAGGGTTGAAGATGATGGTAAAATATCTTTTAGCTCGATCAGAcgaaggagagaagaagaat GAAACCAGCAGTAGTGCTCAGCATTCTGCCACTGCGAGTgcagaaagtaaaaaaataaatgcaaCTGTTAGAAGTTCTAATAATGATAGAgcagagagcaagaaaagaaaacttaaaGATGGTAGAGTTGGAGGTTCTGAACAAGAAACAAGCAAACAGAGTAAGCAAAAGACACATGCAAGTATTCTGTCAACAGCAAAAGAACAGGAAGGTGGAAGTCAAGTAATGTTTGTTCCTTCAATGAAAAAATTGAACTTGTTAAGTTGGTTGGATAAAGATGAAAAGATTGTTGCAACTGCTGACCTTCACTCAGAGGATCCAAACGAGAAAGTACATAGTGTTCCTCTTGGTCCTGGCTGTTGGAAAGTTTGGGTGCGCGaagtctctcatgacatagctTTGTTTCGGCCAACCCAAGAGTTCTGTACGCTTGCTGCAGCTAAGGGAAGCACAGTGGCTTGGCCCATAAACTTCATCAAGTTACTTTAA
- the LOC112189387 gene encoding uncharacterized protein LOC112189387 isoform X2, giving the protein MLPDARLGSCSLDCIGSAYLISEGSSNSPEAPASIGTQDATNSEISNRKPRGKAKALDKGKVIEPVEVEFNERSQPYGKHAARFATFLGVTARELVPLTIPSWTGKALSDEFKTEIWKHITTYYIVDECHKKVIFQRMSKLWRDHRSLTLKEVMKQAELVGLQTAAAMCKPDNIHSMDEWLRFIKSRMTPAFMEKCEKFRRMRERKTLLHRTSRKSFACIEDELQKCDKPDSITRCDVWLHAYEAKKKDSSEYVEDPEVVKQVKQNMAEQVTSQTHSVNDDAVSKVLGPDRRGRVRGYGFGALPSKVDGQTFVGNKVTMLENALSATSRELQGLKMMVKYLLARSDEGEKKNETSSSAQHSATASAESKKINATVRSSNNDRAESKKRKLKDGRVGGSEQETSKQSKQKTHASILSTAKEQEGGSQVMFVPSMKKLNLLSWLDKDEKIVATADLHSEDPNEKVHSVPLGPGCWKVWVREVSHDIALFRPTQEFCTLAAAKGSTVAWPINFIKLL; this is encoded by the exons ATGCTTCCCGATGCGAG ATTAGGGTCTTGTAGTTTGGATTGCATTGGATCTGCATATTTAATCTCAGAGGGAAGTTCAAATTCTCCTGAAGCACCTGCTAGTATAGGAACTCAAGATGCAACAAATTCGGAAATTTCAAACAGAAAACCTAGAGGTAAGGCAAAGGCATTGGACAAAGGAAAAGTAATAGAACCTGTTGAAGTCGAATTCAATGAAAGAAGTCAGCCTTACGGGAAACATGCAGCTAGATTTGCTACTTTCCTTGGTGTCACAGCAAGAGAACTAGTGCCATTAACAATTCCCTCCTGGACTGGGAAAGCACTCTCAGATGAATTCAAAACTGAAATCTGGAAACACATCACT ACTTATTACATTGTGGACGAGTGTCACAAGAAAgtaatttttcaaagaatgtcTAAGCTTTGGCGAGATCATAGAAGCTTGACATTAAAAGAAGTAATGAAGCAAGCTGAATTGGTAGGCCTACAAACAGCTGCTGCCATGTGCAAACCTGATAATATACATTCTATGGATGAGTGGTTAAGGTTTATCAAATCCAGGATGACTCCAGCGTTTATG GAAAAGTGTGAAAAGTTTAGAAGGATGAGAGAACGAAAAACTTTACTTCATAGGACAAGTAGAAAAAGCTTTGCCTGCATTGAGGATGAATTG CAAAAGTGTGACAAACCTGATTCAATAACAAGGTGTGATGTGTGGCTTCATGCTtatgaagcaaagaagaaggattcAAGTGAATATGTTGAAGATCCAGAAGTAGTG AAACAAGTCAAACAAAACATGGCAGAACAAGTGACTTCGCAAACTCATTCTGTCAACGATGATGCTGTTTCTAAAGTTTTAGGACCTGATCGACGAGGGCGAGTACGTGGATATGGATTTGGAGCACTTCCTTCGAAGGTAGATGGTCAAACATTTGTGGGTAACAAAGTTACTATGTTGGAGAATGCACTATCTGCTACTTCACGAGAGCTGCAAGGGTTGAAGATGATGGTAAAATATCTTTTAGCTCGATCAGAcgaaggagagaagaagaat GAAACCAGCAGTAGTGCTCAGCATTCTGCCACTGCGAGTgcagaaagtaaaaaaataaatgcaaCTGTTAGAAGTTCTAATAATGATAGAgcagagagcaagaaaagaaaacttaaaGATGGTAGAGTTGGAGGTTCTGAACAAGAAACAAGCAAACAGAGTAAGCAAAAGACACATGCAAGTATTCTGTCAACAGCAAAAGAACAGGAAGGTGGAAGTCAAGTAATGTTTGTTCCTTCAATGAAAAAATTGAACTTGTTAAGTTGGTTGGATAAAGATGAAAAGATTGTTGCAACTGCTGACCTTCACTCAGAGGATCCAAACGAGAAAGTACATAGTGTTCCTCTTGGTCCTGGCTGTTGGAAAGTTTGGGTGCGCGaagtctctcatgacatagctTTGTTTCGGCCAACCCAAGAGTTCTGTACGCTTGCTGCAGCTAAGGGAAGCACAGTGGCTTGGCCCATAAACTTCATCAAGTTACTTTAA
- the LOC112189387 gene encoding uncharacterized protein LOC112189387 isoform X1, which yields MLPDARLGSCSLDCIGSAYLISEGSSNSPEAPASIGTQDATNSEISNRKPRGKAKALDKGKVIEPVEVEFNERSQPYGKHAARFATFLGVTARELVPLTIPSWTGKALSDEFKTEIWKHITTYYIVDECHKKVIFQRMSKLWRDHRSLTLKEVMKQAELVGLQTAAAMCKPDNIHSMDEWLRFIKSRMTPAFMEKCEKFRRMRERKTLLHRTSRKSFACIEDELKQKCDKPDSITRCDVWLHAYEAKKKDSSEYVEDPEVVKQVKQNMAEQVTSQTHSVNDDAVSKVLGPDRRGRVRGYGFGALPSKVDGQTFVGNKVTMLENALSATSRELQGLKMMVKYLLARSDEGEKKNETSSSAQHSATASAESKKINATVRSSNNDRAESKKRKLKDGRVGGSEQETSKQSKQKTHASILSTAKEQEGGSQVMFVPSMKKLNLLSWLDKDEKIVATADLHSEDPNEKVHSVPLGPGCWKVWVREVSHDIALFRPTQEFCTLAAAKGSTVAWPINFIKLL from the exons ATGCTTCCCGATGCGAG ATTAGGGTCTTGTAGTTTGGATTGCATTGGATCTGCATATTTAATCTCAGAGGGAAGTTCAAATTCTCCTGAAGCACCTGCTAGTATAGGAACTCAAGATGCAACAAATTCGGAAATTTCAAACAGAAAACCTAGAGGTAAGGCAAAGGCATTGGACAAAGGAAAAGTAATAGAACCTGTTGAAGTCGAATTCAATGAAAGAAGTCAGCCTTACGGGAAACATGCAGCTAGATTTGCTACTTTCCTTGGTGTCACAGCAAGAGAACTAGTGCCATTAACAATTCCCTCCTGGACTGGGAAAGCACTCTCAGATGAATTCAAAACTGAAATCTGGAAACACATCACT ACTTATTACATTGTGGACGAGTGTCACAAGAAAgtaatttttcaaagaatgtcTAAGCTTTGGCGAGATCATAGAAGCTTGACATTAAAAGAAGTAATGAAGCAAGCTGAATTGGTAGGCCTACAAACAGCTGCTGCCATGTGCAAACCTGATAATATACATTCTATGGATGAGTGGTTAAGGTTTATCAAATCCAGGATGACTCCAGCGTTTATG GAAAAGTGTGAAAAGTTTAGAAGGATGAGAGAACGAAAAACTTTACTTCATAGGACAAGTAGAAAAAGCTTTGCCTGCATTGAGGATGAATTG AAGCAAAAGTGTGACAAACCTGATTCAATAACAAGGTGTGATGTGTGGCTTCATGCTtatgaagcaaagaagaaggattcAAGTGAATATGTTGAAGATCCAGAAGTAGTG AAACAAGTCAAACAAAACATGGCAGAACAAGTGACTTCGCAAACTCATTCTGTCAACGATGATGCTGTTTCTAAAGTTTTAGGACCTGATCGACGAGGGCGAGTACGTGGATATGGATTTGGAGCACTTCCTTCGAAGGTAGATGGTCAAACATTTGTGGGTAACAAAGTTACTATGTTGGAGAATGCACTATCTGCTACTTCACGAGAGCTGCAAGGGTTGAAGATGATGGTAAAATATCTTTTAGCTCGATCAGAcgaaggagagaagaagaat GAAACCAGCAGTAGTGCTCAGCATTCTGCCACTGCGAGTgcagaaagtaaaaaaataaatgcaaCTGTTAGAAGTTCTAATAATGATAGAgcagagagcaagaaaagaaaacttaaaGATGGTAGAGTTGGAGGTTCTGAACAAGAAACAAGCAAACAGAGTAAGCAAAAGACACATGCAAGTATTCTGTCAACAGCAAAAGAACAGGAAGGTGGAAGTCAAGTAATGTTTGTTCCTTCAATGAAAAAATTGAACTTGTTAAGTTGGTTGGATAAAGATGAAAAGATTGTTGCAACTGCTGACCTTCACTCAGAGGATCCAAACGAGAAAGTACATAGTGTTCCTCTTGGTCCTGGCTGTTGGAAAGTTTGGGTGCGCGaagtctctcatgacatagctTTGTTTCGGCCAACCCAAGAGTTCTGTACGCTTGCTGCAGCTAAGGGAAGCACAGTGGCTTGGCCCATAAACTTCATCAAGTTACTTTAA
- the LOC112184487 gene encoding putative F-box protein At1g65770: protein MPAEIVDCAILVISDKGNLGFAKSGDEKLTWFSNGGFVFDDVIVYKGQPYVVDSLSYVFKIDVSSEVMVKISSKVIGFGGRKHLVESCGELYVVDMYFDQEQNKQEGDGVELDFSLFVRWRRGRHQRYQFGELKVVDFKACKLELLNGELGRWVEVKCLGDRAFFLAMDCCFSVWPKNWLGAKGIAFTSQMKTMLILLLEK, encoded by the coding sequence ATGCCTGCTGAGATTGTTGATTGTGCTATTCTGGTTATCTCTGATAAGGGAAATTTGGGTTTTGCTAAAAGTGGAGATGAGAAACTCACATGGTTTAGTAATGGaggttttgtttttgatgaTGTTATTGTCTATAAGGGTCAGCCATATGTGGTGGATAGCTTGAGTTATGTTTTTAAGATTGATGTGTCTTCAGAAGTGATGGTGAAGATTTCATCAAAAGTGATTGGTTTTGGTGGGAGGAAGCATTTGGTAGAGTCTTGTGGAGAGCTTTATGTGGTCGATATGTATTTTGATCAAGAACAAAATAAGCAAGAAGGGGATGGTGTTGAGTtagatttttctttatttgtccGTTGGCGTCGTGGAAGACACCAAAGATATCAGTTTGGTGAACTCAAGGTAGTTGATTTTAAGGCTTGCAAGTTGGAACTGTTGAATGGAGAGTTGGGCAGATGGGTTGAAGTGAAGTGCTTGGGTGATCGAGCGTTTTTCTTGGCTATGGATTGTTGTTTCTCTGTTTGGCCCAAGAATTGGCTGGGTGCAAAGGGAATTGCATTTACTTCTCAGATGAAAACAATGTTAATCTTGCTCTTAGAGAAGTAA